The Treponema medium genome has a window encoding:
- the selD gene encoding selenide, water dikinase SelD, which produces MENYNKSVSGQGEELFVCGGCNAKIGAGVLSALLKTLPKTSHEGLLVGFDSSDDAAVIQLTPDIAVIQTLDFFPPMVTDPTLFGQIAAANALSDVYAMGGEPVCAMNIVCYPEEATRDNAYAALQSILTGGAEKVKEAGAALVGGHSIHDPKIKYGLSVMGTIHPERIWRNNTPQAGDVLFLTKKLGIGIITTAYSAGEVPRSAFDEAAASMTYLNKYAAEILRKFTVHACTDVTGFGLSGHLSEMTGTDFTARLDANRIPYIEAAYQAAGEFLLTAGGQRNRNFAQGKIHFGIKDFALEEIIFDPQTSGGLLFAVSPAEAEKIRPAFAEAGISLFQIGAIEPRADYPIVVR; this is translated from the coding sequence ATGGAAAATTATAATAAATCCGTGAGCGGACAGGGCGAGGAGCTCTTTGTTTGCGGCGGATGTAACGCAAAAATCGGCGCAGGGGTTTTAAGCGCCTTACTGAAAACACTCCCCAAGACTTCACACGAAGGCTTATTGGTCGGCTTCGACAGCTCCGATGATGCGGCTGTTATTCAGCTGACACCCGATATAGCAGTCATCCAGACTCTTGATTTTTTCCCGCCGATGGTAACCGATCCTACCCTTTTCGGGCAGATTGCAGCAGCGAATGCCCTCAGCGATGTGTACGCGATGGGCGGTGAGCCGGTATGTGCGATGAACATTGTCTGCTATCCTGAGGAAGCAACCCGCGATAATGCATACGCGGCGCTGCAAAGTATTCTAACCGGCGGAGCGGAAAAGGTGAAAGAAGCAGGCGCTGCGCTGGTAGGCGGACACTCCATTCACGACCCCAAAATAAAATACGGACTTTCCGTGATGGGAACGATACACCCCGAGCGCATTTGGCGAAACAACACCCCGCAGGCGGGAGATGTGTTATTTTTAACCAAAAAACTGGGGATCGGGATTATCACCACCGCGTACAGCGCAGGAGAAGTTCCCCGCTCCGCCTTTGACGAAGCCGCTGCCTCAATGACCTACCTCAATAAATACGCAGCCGAAATTCTTCGGAAGTTTACTGTTCATGCTTGTACGGATGTAACCGGTTTCGGCTTGAGCGGACATCTTTCTGAAATGACCGGCACGGATTTTACCGCCCGCCTTGACGCAAACCGTATTCCCTATATCGAGGCAGCGTATCAGGCAGCCGGTGAATTTTTGCTTACCGCCGGCGGACAGCGGAACCGGAACTTTGCTCAAGGGAAAATTCACTTCGGCATAAAAGATTTTGCACTCGAAGAAATCATCTTTGACCCGCAAACCTCAGGCGGTTTACTTTTTGCCGTCAGCCCTGCCGAAGCGGAAAAAATCAGACCGGCCTTTGCCGAGGCAGGAATCAGCCTATTCCAAATCGGCGCCATCGAACCGCGTGCGGATTATCCGATTGTGGTGAGATAA